The sequence CCACCGCAGCCATGGCCCCTTGAAACGGGATGGAGGCCATGGAGTTTAGAGCGCTTCCACGACGGTTCACGAGTGATGAGTCGGTGTCGCACGGATGGAAGCCATTCCAGCATACCGACGTTTAGCGTGGTTGCCTACCACTTTAGCGAAAGTCACACCATCGACTTCTGGCCAGTCTTGACCGGGACTATCGGACAGTCTTCCGGCCGGCCCCGCCAGTGCCCTAACGACGGCACCGGTCATGGCACCAGCTACTGCACCAGCGCACCATTGCGGCGTTCGCGCAGGTCACGGCGGGCCTGCCGGGTGTCGGCGAACGCCACCACCACACCTGCCGCAGCGCCGGCGAGGTGCCCCTGCCAGGAGACGCGCGGGTTGATCGGCAGGAAACCCCAGACGATCCCTCCGTAGAGCAGCACCACCACGACGGCGGCTGCGATCGCCGTGAACCGCCGGGACAGGATCCCGTAGGTCACCAGGAAGGCCGCATAGCCGTAGACGATGACGGACGCACCGATGTGGTTGGTCCCCATGCCGCCGATCAACCACGTGGCGAAACCGCCCAGGAGCCAGATGCCGGCCGTGATCACCCACCACCTGCGGGTCAGCCAGGCGATCATGGCGCCCATCACCAGGAACGGCAGGGTGTTGGAGAGCAGGTGACCGAAACCGGAGTGCAGCAGCGGTGCGAACAGGATGCCGGGCAGTCCCGCCGGGTCGAGGGGCTGGATCCCAAACTGGTTGAGCCGGCCGCCGAGGAACAGATCGATGATCTCGAGTATCCACATGACCAGCACGAGCCCGAGTACGGGCAGGGCGCGCTGGATCCACACGGGATAGGACCGCAGACGGTCGGTGACTTGGTGGCGTGACGAGGGGCGCTGCACGGGATCGGACATGTCCACAGCCTAGTGAGCCGAATCCCACGGTGGGTGCAGGCCGTTCTAGTCTGGGAGGATGCCGACGATCCTGGCCGAGGCCGCCCATGACGGGAACTGGCTGCTGCTGGCCGCCGTTCTGGGGTCCCTGGCCGTCTTCAGCGTGTGCGCGGCCGTCCTGACCCGCAGTGATCTGCGTGAACACCGCCTGCCCAATCGGTGGACCGGCACCTTGGCTGCCGGCGGCGCCGTCACGCTCGGATTGGCCTGCCTCGCGGACGACGTCGGCTGGTCGCGCTTCTGGTCCATGCTCGGCGGAGGCGTGGCGTATTTGGGGCTGATCCTGCTCCTGCACCTGATCAGCCGCACCGGCATGGGCATGGGGGACGTCAAACTGGCCGGCGGTCTGGGCCTCTATGCCGGGTGGCTCGGCTGGGACCAACTCTTCGGGGCCGTCGTCCTGGGCTTCGTGGCCGGGGGAGTGGTGGCGCTGGCCCTGGTGCTGACCCGGCGGGCCACGGGCTCCACGCATTTGCCATTCGGTCCGGCCATGCTGCTGGGCACGGCAGTGACCCTGCTGTTCTGACTCCGGCTGCTTGCCTCTGAGACGGACGGGGCGGGCAAGACGAGTCGCCGTCTTGCCCGCCCCGTGGTGGAAGGTCAGGCGGGGTGCGTCATGGACATGGTGTCCAGGGCCGCGTCCAGCTGCTCCTCGGTGACCTCGCCGCGCTCCACGTAACCGAGATCGATGACGGCCTCACGGACGGTCATCTTCTGGGCCACGGAGTGCTTGGCGATCTTGGCGGCCGCCTCGTAGCCGATGACCTTGTTCAGCGGGGTCACGATCGAGGGCGAGGCGCCGGCGAGGAACGAGCAGCGCTCCACGTTGGCCTCGATGCCGTCGATCATCTTGTCCGCCATGACGCGCGCGGTGTTGGCCAGCAGGCGGATGGACTCGAGCAGGTTCGCGGCCATCACCGGGATGCCCACGTTCAGCTCAAAGGCGCCGTTGGTGGAGGACAGCGAGATGGTGGTGTCGTTGCCGATGACCTGGGCGGAGACCATGATGGCGGCCTCGCAGATCACGGGGTTGACCTTGCCCGGCATGATCGAGGAGCCCGGCTGCAGGTCCGGGATGGCGATCTCGCCGAGGCCGGTGTTCGGGCCGGAGCCCATCCAGCGCAGGTCGTTGTTGATCTTCATGAACGAGTACGCGATGTTGCGCAGCTGGCCGGAGGCCTCCACCAGACCGTCGCGGTTGGCCTGCGCCTCGAAGTGGTTGCGGGCCTCGGTCAGCGGCAGGCCGGTCTCCTGGGCGAGCAGTTCGATGACGCGGGCGGAGAAGCCCTTCGGGGTGTTGATGCCGGTGCCCACGGCGGTGCCGCCCAGGGGGACCTCGGCCACGCGCGGCAGGGAGGCGTCGATGCGCTCGATGCCGTAGCGGACCTGTGCGGCGTAGCCGCCGAACTCCTGGCCCAGGGTCACCGGGGTGGCGTCCATGAGGTGGGTGCGGCCGGACTTGACGACGTTCTCGAAGGCCTTGGCCTTCTTCTCCAGGGACACGGCGAGGTGGTCCAGGGCCGGCTTCAGGTCGTTGATCAGGCCC comes from Citricoccus muralis and encodes:
- a CDS encoding rhomboid family intramembrane serine protease produces the protein MSDPVQRPSSRHQVTDRLRSYPVWIQRALPVLGLVLVMWILEIIDLFLGGRLNQFGIQPLDPAGLPGILFAPLLHSGFGHLLSNTLPFLVMGAMIAWLTRRWWVITAGIWLLGGFATWLIGGMGTNHIGASVIVYGYAAFLVTYGILSRRFTAIAAAVVVVLLYGGIVWGFLPINPRVSWQGHLAGAAAGVVVAFADTRQARRDLRERRNGALVQ
- a CDS encoding prepilin peptidase gives rise to the protein MPTILAEAAHDGNWLLLAAVLGSLAVFSVCAAVLTRSDLREHRLPNRWTGTLAAGGAVTLGLACLADDVGWSRFWSMLGGGVAYLGLILLLHLISRTGMGMGDVKLAGGLGLYAGWLGWDQLFGAVVLGFVAGGVVALALVLTRRATGSTHLPFGPAMLLGTAVTLLF
- a CDS encoding class II fumarate hydratase; the encoded protein is MTDLTSSQQSSEQQFRIEHDTMGEVKVPVDALYRAQTQRAVENFPISGKTLEPAHVHALAQVKKAAAQANAELGVIDEERRDAIVAAADEVISGQHDDQYPIDVFQTGSGTSSNMNTNEVLANLATQSLKAAGSDAEVHPNDHVNASQSSNDVFPTSVHVAVTAGLINDLKPALDHLAVSLEKKAKAFENVVKSGRTHLMDATPVTLGQEFGGYAAQVRYGIERIDASLPRVAEVPLGGTAVGTGINTPKGFSARVIELLAQETGLPLTEARNHFEAQANRDGLVEASGQLRNIAYSFMKINNDLRWMGSGPNTGLGEIAIPDLQPGSSIMPGKVNPVICEAAIMVSAQVIGNDTTISLSSTNGAFELNVGIPVMAANLLESIRLLANTARVMADKMIDGIEANVERCSFLAGASPSIVTPLNKVIGYEAAAKIAKHSVAQKMTVREAVIDLGYVERGEVTEEQLDAALDTMSMTHPA